Sequence from the Cyanobacteriota bacterium genome:
ATGCAAGACACTGCCAAATCGACGTTTCACTTCGCTTGATTCCTGCTCTTCACCCTGGTAAAAAGCAATGGATTCAGCATTATCTCGCACGTGCACTAGGCTGTAACGAAAGTCTGCTTCTTTTTGTAATTGCCGGAAGTTCAGCCCAATCAAGCGTTTACCGAACAATACGGTGACGATCGTGCCAAAGATAGCGTAGGCAATAAGTACGATGGACAGTCGCGGCGAGATAGACCAAAGAATCCCTGTGAAGGAAATGAGCTTGATTATAGAGTCTAAAACAATCAGCAGAAACGATAGGCTAGTGCTGGTAAAAGATTTGATATCTTCAGTAATCCGTTGGTCTGGGTTGTCGATGGTTGCGTCATTGTTGACCGCGTAGTAGGCTCGGTTTTGAAAATATTGCCCTAGAAAGCTATTAGTCAGCCAGTCTCGCCAGTGCAGCCCTAACAGTTGCTGAGAATAGCTGTAGATAACGACGATCGGCGTGCCCACCACAAACACCCCAGCATAGACAAACAAAAATCGCCAATATTCAGGTTGGTTCTTCTCTGCCAGTGCCGTCTGGAAAAATCGAGCTACATAGCTGATTACCACATTCAAGCCGCTAACTGAGATAGACAAGAGCAGCAACCCTGCCAACAGTCCCCATTGCAGCCAACGGCCAGCAAGATGATGTCGCACTGCCACAAAGCCAATTGTTGGAATTATCAGTCCCAGCGCCACAAATGCTACCCACGGAGATTGCAGAGTTCCCTGCACTGTTTTCAACAAACCACTAGCTGTTAGTTTCGTAAACTCTGGAAACAGGGCATTCGTGCTCAGCACCAGCACAGTTACAATCACGAACGCAAATGCAAATAAGAAAATTAGCAGCAAAAACAGTAGCCCAAAGAAACTGCTATTGCCTCCCGCCTCTGACGGATACCAATAGGGACGGGCAATTGCAGTAAAGCGCTGCCAGAGCCTAGCATCAAACCGATTTAGTTGCTGGTCAGTAGTTGAAACAGTTCTAGTCATAGGTGCGGGTAATCTTGGGAGTAAAGCGAAACAAACACATAGCTTTAGCTGACTACGCTAAGACTCAAGATATGACCTTAGCAGAATTCATTGTGACCCTTGTAGATTACATCAAACAAGATGTCAGAGTTAATTCAGTAGATGGCTGATAGATCTGGTTAATCGCGGGAGTAAAGCAAGGGGTATAGTGCTGCACTCGATTACGCTAATACTGAGGAGAATGGATGGAGTGAATAGGTGTGACTCTAGCTCAAATGTTCAACTCAAATGTTCAACTCGAATTGTTCACGCCTAGACTTGGGCACTCTATAGCGAAGTGATGAATTGACTAGCACCCATCACCATTGAACGAAATCAACTGAGAGCCAATGACCGTATGATAACCCTTTCTACCCAGACCGACCAAGACACCTTGACAGGGATTGCAGACATCCAACAAAAAATCCAAGCTCAATTTGATAGTCTGCCCTACCCAGTTGTACCTTTAGACAAGTCTCCTCAGCATGATCCAGAGTTTTTGTTCATTCACAATCTAGTCACCCCTTATTACCTGCGTTATCGCCAGGTGATGAATACCGAAGGCATGGTGATTCTGGATGCTGGGTGTGGTAGTGGCTACAAAGCGCTAGCACTGGCGATCGCCAATCCGGGTGCTCAGATTGTGGGCATCGACCTGTCCGCAGCATCACTAGAATTAGCAGCTCAGCGCCTTCGTCATCACGGTGTCACTAATGCTGAGTTCCACCAAATTACCCTAGAGCAACTACCATCCCTTGGTATGCAATTTGACTACATTAACTGCGATGAAGTTATGTCTATCCTCCCCGATGTCACCGCAGGGTTACGGGCTTTCAAATCCGTCCTCAAACCCCAGGGCATTATTCGGGGCAACCTACACAGTGCCCGCCAGCGTCGCAACTACTATGCCGCCCAGACTATGTTCAAGATGATGCACCTGATGGATGGCAACCCGGAGGAATTGGAGCGAGACATTGTGCGAGAAACCATGGCTTCCCTCAAGGATACAGTGCAGTTGAAACAGACAACTTGGCATGAACAGCGCGGCCAAGATGACCAGTTCATTTTGATGAATTATCTTTACCAAGGCGATCGCGGCTATACCATTCGGGAACTGTTTGCTGCCCTGCGTGCGGCTGAGCTAGAGTTTGTCAGCATGGTGGACTGGCACAAATGGGAGTTATTGTCCCTCTTCAAAGATCCCAACAATTTACCGCTATTCTGGGCCATGAGCTTGCCGGAGCTGTCTCCCGAAGAGCGGCTGACATTATTTGAGTTGATTCAGCCCGTGAATCGTTTAATTGACTTCTGGTGCGGACATCCCCAGCCTGAGTTGGCACCTAAGCCTGTCATGAACTGGTCAGTCGAAGATTGGCAAGGCGCGACGATTTATTTGCATCCCCAATTGCGAACAGAGGCCGTGCGCACCGCAATGCAAAGGAGTATTACTGATCGCACCAGTTTCTGCATTAGCGACCATTTACACCATCCAGCGGCCACTCCAATCACCCTAGAGAGTGGGGTAACGGCGCTATTGCTACTACTGTGGGAAAATCCACAGCCGATCGCTGCCCTTGTTGACCATTGGCAACGGCTGAAACCACTGCATCCAGTCACGCTGGCACCCATAACAGCAGACGTAGCTTTTACCCAAGTGACTCAGGTACTGGCGCGACTAGAGATGAATCTTTATGTATTGATTGGTTAGCTAATTCATAACAGCCAGCATCAGTAGATTTAGGTAACTTTTGCTACCTGAACGATCGCATCAGTTTCGGCTTCGTAGGCAGTGACAGCTTGCCCTTGGTCAGCGAGGCGCTGCTAGACAAGG
This genomic interval carries:
- a CDS encoding ABC transporter ATP-binding protein/permease; translation: MTRTVSTTDQQLNRFDARLWQRFTAIARPYWYPSEAGGNSSFFGLLFLLLIFLFAFAFVIVTVLVLSTNALFPEFTKLTASGLLKTVQGTLQSPWVAFVALGLIIPTIGFVAVRHHLAGRWLQWGLLAGLLLLSISVSGLNVVISYVARFFQTALAEKNQPEYWRFLFVYAGVFVVGTPIVVIYSYSQQLLGLHWRDWLTNSFLGQYFQNRAYYAVNNDATIDNPDQRITEDIKSFTSTSLSFLLIVLDSIIKLISFTGILWSISPRLSIVLIAYAIFGTIVTVLFGKRLIGLNFRQLQKEADFRYSLVHVRDNAESIAFYQGEEQESSEVKRRFGSVLHNFHLLIGWQRNLDFFTTAYGYFVVILPYLFVVPRYFAGELDFGASTQSAIAFSQVLSAFSIIVNQFERLSAFAAGVNRLETFESALAAPMKPSLEGARTIDLAIADQLTLEHVTLQTPNYQRTLVRDLSATVAPGQNVVIVGQSGVGKSSILRAIAGLWNAGTGKITRPPLENMLFLPQRPYMILGSLRAQLIYPQPDTDETRQTISDDRLRDVLHLVNLEDLPDRVGGFDAVLDWADVLSLGEQQRLAFARLLLNKPNYAILDEATSALDVKNEANLYNLLKQTGTTFLSVGHRSSLVNYHQAVLELQGNEKWRLIPAQEYSYPTEFA
- a CDS encoding class I SAM-dependent methyltransferase, which encodes MITLSTQTDQDTLTGIADIQQKIQAQFDSLPYPVVPLDKSPQHDPEFLFIHNLVTPYYLRYRQVMNTEGMVILDAGCGSGYKALALAIANPGAQIVGIDLSAASLELAAQRLRHHGVTNAEFHQITLEQLPSLGMQFDYINCDEVMSILPDVTAGLRAFKSVLKPQGIIRGNLHSARQRRNYYAAQTMFKMMHLMDGNPEELERDIVRETMASLKDTVQLKQTTWHEQRGQDDQFILMNYLYQGDRGYTIRELFAALRAAELEFVSMVDWHKWELLSLFKDPNNLPLFWAMSLPELSPEERLTLFELIQPVNRLIDFWCGHPQPELAPKPVMNWSVEDWQGATIYLHPQLRTEAVRTAMQRSITDRTSFCISDHLHHPAATPITLESGVTALLLLLWENPQPIAALVDHWQRLKPLHPVTLAPITADVAFTQVTQVLARLEMNLYVLIG